The following proteins are encoded in a genomic region of Candidatus Neomarinimicrobiota bacterium:
- a CDS encoding CPBP family intramembrane metalloprotease produces MTQKNKLLLDIWIIGMFGVLAVNIFVVPALLQNQEIPISIEFAVVLSTLQSSILLALASWGGFKLTDKIGLEAPAIHAFTTGGSTKDALKPQILPGVVGGLVGGIVLIIANLIIPGQLSNSEVLPIFPLFVKLLYGGITEEILLRWGVMSFFVWVLWLLFQKRNGNPKTTIVVLGILLSAFLFAIGHIPAASLIAGESLSLASIAYVITFNSLFGIVAGFLFWRYGLEAAIIAHFGAHLFSHYIVI; encoded by the coding sequence ATGACTCAGAAAAATAAACTACTGCTGGACATATGGATTATTGGGATGTTTGGAGTATTAGCAGTTAATATTTTTGTGGTACCAGCATTATTACAGAATCAAGAAATTCCAATTTCCATTGAGTTTGCTGTGGTATTGTCAACTCTCCAAAGTTCCATTTTGCTAGCACTTGCTTCTTGGGGTGGATTTAAGCTGACAGACAAAATTGGCTTAGAAGCACCAGCAATACATGCATTCACGACAGGTGGATCAACAAAAGATGCATTAAAACCCCAAATATTGCCTGGAGTTGTCGGTGGCTTAGTTGGAGGCATAGTCCTTATAATCGCTAACCTTATCATCCCTGGTCAATTGAGTAATTCTGAAGTATTGCCAATATTTCCATTATTTGTGAAACTTTTGTACGGGGGAATTACTGAAGAAATATTGTTGAGATGGGGAGTGATGTCATTCTTTGTGTGGGTTTTGTGGTTGTTGTTTCAAAAGAGAAACGGGAACCCAAAAACAACCATTGTGGTGCTTGGTATCCTATTGAGCGCTTTTCTGTTTGCAATTGGGCACATACCAGCTGCATCACTAATCGCTGGGGAATCACTATCATTAGCTAGTATAGCATATGTTATCACCTTCAATTCACTTTTTGGAATTGTAGCTGGTTTTTTGTTTTGGAGATATGGGCTAGAGGCAGCGATAATCGCGCACTTTGGAGCACATTTATTCTCACACTACATTGTGATTTAA
- a CDS encoding HEAT repeat domain-containing protein yields MLLVNELDVKPLESSIIAALTSDNPSMRLRAALAIGSNPEQGFVDTLIARCAIEPDFYVREILTWALIQCPADVTVPKLLSELRSEGIQARSQALHTLSKTTDARAWPAITRALLRDSDDTVAQAAWRAAVVLVPSGRENSLAEELSDQIGRGNQEVQRSLSIALVALGEEVIEPVLRRAVASKDPRVRSHASETKRLLSDPDSGFQYAVNQVQRILAPGGDKSN; encoded by the coding sequence ATGTTGCTAGTGAATGAATTAGATGTTAAACCATTAGAATCGAGCATAATCGCTGCCTTGACTTCTGACAATCCGTCAATGCGATTGAGAGCCGCACTGGCAATCGGCTCCAATCCCGAACAGGGATTTGTCGACACTTTAATAGCTCGATGCGCCATCGAGCCGGACTTTTACGTTCGCGAAATTCTCACTTGGGCACTGATACAATGCCCCGCAGATGTTACTGTCCCTAAGCTCCTCTCTGAACTGCGTTCGGAGGGTATTCAAGCTCGAAGCCAAGCTCTACACACCCTATCCAAGACAACGGACGCAAGAGCCTGGCCAGCAATCACCCGGGCTCTGCTGCGCGACTCAGACGACACTGTTGCTCAGGCGGCGTGGCGTGCTGCCGTCGTCCTTGTACCTTCCGGGCGGGAGAATTCTTTGGCAGAAGAGTTATCCGATCAGATTGGTCGGGGTAATCAGGAAGTGCAACGCAGCCTGAGTATTGCTCTTGTCGCTCTCGGTGAGGAAGTTATCGAGCCAGTTCTTCGCAGGGCAGTGGCGAGCAAAGATCCGCGTGTTCGTTCGCATGCGAGCGAAACAAAGCGGCTGTTGAGCGATCCAGACTCCGGTTTCCAATACGCTGTTAATCAAGTGCAACGAATTCTCGCGCCAGGCGGAGATAAGAGTAATTAA
- a CDS encoding DUF262 domain-containing protein, translating into MKIESKDTDIDSLLNSRYFHVPRFQRPYSWEDENISDFWEDIITNQSDDYFIGSMVVYKKKKQHYALVDGQQRITTITIMLCVLRDYFDELGFKDLAEGIHQLIERKDRNNIAQYVLKTETSFPYFQEQIQKYGEDAEFDGQFLKEELNLKNAHVRFQKLIGSAIESIENDTTIPEEKKLKTKKSKLIELREAVSNLNLIFITLDNEDDAYLIFETLNTRGKDLALTDLVKNHFSKHIKSTGEVDHAKIKWEKILETIRSSSIEISTDTFIYHYWASRYEAIPQKKLFRKLKKEITKQTAKKHLNRLVKDSHLYRSLHEVTYQWKKNEVAITKSLTAFQLFKLAQPTPAVLSLIRAYRSDIIKNAKLRDTLRAIEKFHFIFTAITSSRSSGGISAMYSSFARKLFNAKDSGTAADEIKVLVGKLRSKIPSLDEFTVAFKEVNFTNSNTKQKKLVQYILRSFSEHHKYKYPSDYDELTVEHLHAQADGDEEWTVEVIGSLGNMILLDEEMNGKLSTKDFPKKKKLLKDKGYTVPKFIAEQAAWTPESVNTHAEQMAKLAYEKIWKI; encoded by the coding sequence ATGAAAATCGAATCAAAAGATACTGATATTGATAGTCTATTAAACTCAAGATATTTTCATGTTCCTAGATTCCAGCGCCCGTATTCGTGGGAAGATGAGAACATTAGTGATTTCTGGGAGGACATTATTACAAATCAATCTGATGATTATTTCATCGGATCAATGGTGGTCTACAAAAAAAAGAAGCAACATTACGCCTTAGTAGATGGGCAACAGCGTATCACAACTATCACGATAATGTTATGTGTATTGCGCGATTACTTTGATGAATTAGGGTTTAAAGATTTAGCGGAGGGAATTCATCAACTGATAGAAAGGAAGGATCGTAATAATATCGCACAATATGTGCTTAAGACAGAAACCTCGTTTCCATATTTCCAAGAACAGATACAGAAATATGGTGAGGATGCAGAGTTTGATGGACAATTTTTAAAAGAAGAGCTTAATCTAAAAAATGCTCACGTTAGATTTCAGAAACTAATAGGGTCTGCAATTGAATCTATTGAGAATGACACTACCATTCCTGAAGAAAAGAAATTAAAAACTAAAAAGAGCAAACTAATTGAACTAAGAGAAGCTGTATCAAACTTAAACTTGATCTTTATCACCCTTGATAATGAAGATGATGCATACTTGATCTTTGAAACACTTAATACGAGAGGTAAAGATTTAGCACTAACTGATTTGGTAAAGAATCATTTTTCAAAACACATTAAATCAACAGGTGAGGTTGACCATGCAAAAATAAAGTGGGAAAAAATCTTGGAGACAATCAGAAGCTCCTCGATTGAAATTTCGACTGATACATTTATCTATCATTATTGGGCTTCCAGATATGAAGCGATCCCACAGAAGAAATTGTTTCGAAAGCTGAAGAAGGAAATTACAAAACAAACCGCAAAAAAGCATTTAAACAGGCTAGTAAAAGATTCACATCTATACCGCTCATTACACGAGGTCACTTATCAATGGAAGAAAAATGAAGTCGCAATCACTAAATCTCTAACTGCTTTTCAGCTATTCAAATTAGCACAACCAACACCCGCAGTTCTTTCATTAATTCGCGCTTATAGATCAGATATTATTAAAAATGCTAAGCTAAGAGACACGTTAAGAGCAATTGAAAAGTTTCATTTCATTTTTACTGCAATTACTTCCTCGCGATCTTCGGGAGGGATTTCAGCAATGTATTCATCTTTTGCTCGGAAACTATTTAACGCAAAAGACTCTGGAACCGCTGCAGATGAAATTAAAGTGCTAGTTGGCAAATTGCGATCAAAGATACCATCATTGGACGAATTTACTGTTGCATTCAAGGAAGTGAATTTTACGAATTCAAATACAAAGCAGAAAAAGTTAGTTCAGTATATTCTCAGGTCATTTTCTGAGCATCACAAATACAAATACCCGTCTGATTATGATGAGCTCACAGTGGAACACTTACATGCGCAGGCTGATGGTGATGAAGAATGGACTGTGGAAGTTATTGGTAGTTTAGGAAATATGATATTATTGGATGAAGAGATGAATGGTAAGTTGTCAACCAAAGACTTTCCAAAGAAGAAGAAACTCCTCAAAGACAAAGGATACACTGTTCCAAAGTTCATTGCAGAACAGGCAGCATGGACCCCAGAGTCAGTTAACACACATGCGGAGCAAATGGCAAAACTTGCTTACGAGAAAATATGGAAAATATAA